Part of the Methanomicrobia archaeon genome is shown below.
ATAACGGTAGTAATCTCCTGATACGGAAGGACTTATTTGCTTGTGGTAAAATTCTGTTAATTTCGAATTTAATAATCCCAATATGAAAGGGTAGTATTTTTTATATTCATTTTCTAAAATTATAACAAAACAAGTATCCATACAAAGCCAGCTTCCCGATTTGTCAAGACTAAATTTATTTCCAGTTGAAATATCCGGAGTGATAATTTTTTCTTCTAACATCTGAGGATTTGGATGCCAAAGTTCGTACCATCTTTTCCCAGTCTCCGAAATAGTCATTCTCCAAGATTTCCTATTTTTGAGAATATCTTTATATTGCTCTAAATATCTCAAAACGTTTGGATATTCATCTAATTCTACAACTTCAAATGAATTATTTTCCTTTTTATAAGGGTATATAATAAACGTATCAACTTTTGATGTGTCTCCAGTCCATATAAACCCCCATTTTTCAACATTTCTACCTCTAAGAATGGGATAAATAAGTTCTTCTTCAAGAGAGTGTTCTTTTATAAATTTTTTAGTAATAGGATTGATAAATACGTCATTGTTACCCGTAACGATGCCCTCATTAATCCTCTTGCTTATGTCTACCAAATTTGAAGTGGAATCTTTTCGAATTTTCCCCACAACTTTTTGTTCTGGAGCAGATAAAAATTCCCAGGAATCTTTCAATCTTTCCTGCTTTATATCTAAAATTTCAATATAGTCATTTCTATATCCCTCTTTTGAGATATATATTCCGATGTAATCTAATATTTCATCTTTTGGTTTTAAAACATTAATAAATTTTAATGTATTCCCAGGTTCAAATTTATTTTTTACTATTATGACACTAGGATAATTTGTTGCGTCTTTAAAGACCCCTGTATCACCAAAATCTATCAATGTTAGTATGGAATGATTGTTACAGATGAAGTCTCTTACCCTATTCCCATAGTGAGAATGAATAAACTTATTTGATGTAATAAATCCAAACTCTCCTTGTTGACTAAGCCAGTTGATTCCTCTTTCCATAAATGGAACAGCAAGATCAAACTTCCCTAACACGGTTTTATAGTTTTTTCTGAGGTAATCATTCATTTCCGTGGGCAAGCTCTGCACCCTCACATACGGGGGATTCCCCACCACGAAATCGTACTGCACGTAGTTTTTCAGAATCGCAGCAAGTATGATGTCCTCAAGGGATTTAATCAGTTTACCATCGCCGAACGTGTCTTTAAGCTCCTTGAACTTCTGCAAGAAGTGCTTAGCGTACGGCGTGAAGAAAGATACCAAGCCATTCCAGTCTCTGTCCTTTAAATATCGCTTGAAATTACGCTCTAGCTCTTTTGTATCAACTTTGTACTTTTCTTGCCACGCAGCTTCTTTCACCGTGTCAAAAACCGCTTGGAGCGCTGCGAAATATTCCTCAACATTGGGCAAATCTGTTTTTGCAATGACCTCTTTGAAGTAAGGCATTTTTATCTTCAGGTCGCCACCCTCAACGGGCAAGCCCGTGTCAATTGCAATAAAGTGGATACCTTTCGCAGACTCCTCAATAGTTACTTTCCTTGCCTCGCCCTTCGTCTCGTTAACCAGCGAATCCGTTCTGAAAATCGGCAGGCGATTCAGAACAAAATGGGGGTCCTCCTCCATCGCTTTCTTATACTTAGGAATCAGGACGAGCATGAACTGCATCTGCGCCATAAACGTCGCGAACGGGTGAATATCAAAGCCGACGATGCAGTATTCGTTACAGAGCTCTTTTAAAATCTCCGACCACCCTTTTTCATCTGCGATTTGCTCAGACGCTTTGAGATAGCGCCGTAATACTTCGACCAGAAACGTCCCGGAGCCGCAGGCAGGATCTAACAGACGTTTACCAAAAACATTCCGTCCTTCGTAACCAACTGCATCGAGTATGTACGTTACCACCTCTTGCGGCGTGTAAAACTCACCGAGTGCTTTCCTCGTCTCTTTATCGAAATAGCGCTGGTACAACGTGCCGAGTGGATCACCAATGATCTCCGAAAAGT
Proteins encoded:
- a CDS encoding N-6 DNA methylase, producing the protein MAFVKSGILEVLGYEKEFKDIRFEKSVRGKRSDLLAFDDYQNVVFVVEFKRPNEINVERDFAQLWERYVKPLKARYGLLTDGLELLIYERINSNWERKLHVTLDDVTLSQCEEVYEWLKKPSIERTRIEEVLGYFERFDKPEEKVNLSTEIAQEYFFESFELKEGSIFSILVQKTIGLFDFELERSKFLKSAYNFWKVSYAKKPEKVPENWRKIMDSIGLEASEENLFKFMFCLESAYSLFTRLILAKACEDYKLPYIEFSRFIKTEIERASYRGDITLLAWAITTKNLIESMKQKLVKSVFEGDIFYWWEDSYKEISAGDALFSPRYEKQKGYFGEALAEIILTLYKFDFSEIIGDPLGTLYQRYFDKETRKALGEFYTPQEVVTYILDAVGYEGRNVFGKRLLDPACGSGTFLVEVLRRYLKASEQIADEKGWSEILKELCNEYCIVGFDIHPFATFMAQMQFMLVLIPKYKKAMEEDPHFVLNRLPIFRTDSLVNETKGEARKVTIEESAKGIHFIAIDTGLPVEGGDLKIKMPYFKEVIAKTDLPNVEEYFAALQAVFDTVKEAAWQEKYKVDTKELERNFKRYLKDRDWNGLVSFFTPYAKHFLQKFKELKDTFGDGKLIKSLEDIILAAILKNYVQYDFVVGNPPYVRVQSLPTEMNDYLRKNYKTVLGKFDLAVPFMERGINWLSQQGEFGFITSNKFIHSHYGNRVRDFICNNHSILTLIDFGDTGVFKDATNYPSVIIVKNKFEPGNTLKFINVLKPKDEILDYIGIYISKEGYRNDYIEILDIKQERLKDSWEFLSAPEQKVVGKIRKDSTSNLVDISKRINEGIVTGNNDVFINPITKKFIKEHSLEEELIYPILRGRNVEKWGFIWTGDTSKVDTFIIYPYKKENNSFEVVELDEYPNVLRYLEQYKDILKNRKSWRMTISETGKRWYELWHPNPQMLEEKIITPDISTGNKFSLDKSGSWLCMDTCFVIILENEYKKYYPFILGLLNSKLTEFYHKQISPSVSGDYYRYKKQYLEPLPIKLPQTPEEQKLADEITNKVERILDLVKLEQKIENFPEDCIQDYRSRGEEFDSKSVTFKSNHKTLEPFVEKTVEGGGYNIVIGKKETAIFVDSKPKADYVVAALKGKRAKKDEKLQLLVPKNDAIIEAILKELEEDKAQTKSPSVTELEAEINELVYKLYGLNDEDIKVIEEFLERF